The genome window ACCTCAAATTGGAACAACAGTTCAGATAAATAATTGTATAATAGGTTATCAATTCCATCTGATTCCAATTCGATATCTACAGACCTTTCATGTTTTATGTTACTGATATCGTTTATAATAACATTGAACATGGCAAGAGCCGAATGCTCAAATACCTCTTCTAATGTATTTCCAAAAGCCCTGAACCTGACATCAGCTGGATGGGGGAGATATTCATAATCAGGTAGGCTCATATTGGTATATACATTCCAGGTTCAAGTAAAAGTAACGATTACATCAGGTATTGTTGATTCAGGACCGTAAAGTTTCCATTATTTCCTTAATTAATGAGTAGTCAAATCTGGCTCCAATGGATAACAGTTTATTCACTACGGCAATTCCATCATCTGATGAAATATTTCCTGAACGCACAGCATGAACTACCATTCCAAGAGTTCCTGTGATGGGAATTGACAACGCCTGTGCCCCTTTACGTGCCGATCTATCATCTAACACCGCCAAAACTTCATGTCCTTCATCCAGAAGCTGCCTGGCCTTTGCAATGACATCTACTTCTCCCCTTGAAACATCTTCACCAATTATTGAAGAGATGGTTTGAACACCTGATACATTATCAAATGTTTTCATCCAGCTATGCAAAGCATTTTCCAGTGCAAGCGATTCAGGCGTTTGTTTTATCATGACTTCCTGAACAACTTTATCAGGGGTCATGGTTATGAATCCTTTTATTGTTAGTAGTCCCAGTCTGCCGATTTTACCAAGTAGAATAATTGGAGACGCATTGACTACCAGGTACTTCATTCAACGCGCTCCAGGGTCTCCATATCCTGTAAAAAATCATCCACTGAGTATTGATGCGGGATTTTCCGTTTATGTGCCTCATCCATCATTCTTGACAGACTTTTCTCTGCAAGTTCAGCTGCTTTCCATAAGGTGATCTCCCCATTCTGGTACAGATGCAAAGCCTGTTCAATTAGTTCTTCTTCCAGACCCTCGTCAATTACTTTTCTCAATATCTGTGACCTGTTAGTATGATGGAATCGTGCCAACCAGTCCAGTTTTGAAATTTCATTTTCAGATAAACGGGTGGTTACTGTCTCCATAATAAATACATTTGAAGTAATCGTATATATTATTGATGGTGATATTATATCAAAAAATTCAGATCAATTCACGTTTTATCCAGATACACTGTCTGTGATGGGAAGGCAACGTCCACACCCAGCTCTTCCAGCAGGTACATGATCTTCAGGTTGAAATCTTCCTTGATCTGGAGATGTTCATCCCATACAGTGGTCCTGGTAAAACAGTATATGAAAATATCCAGCGAATAGGCCCCAAAATCAGTAAAACGTACTATATTGAAATTGTGATCGAACCTGGGGTCGTCCTGTATGATCTGCTTGATACCATCTACCACCCGGGTCATCTGGGTTGCTGTGGTCCCGTAGGTCACACCCAGGGTGAAGTTGA of Methanosarcinales archaeon contains these proteins:
- a CDS encoding archease; this translates as MSLPDYEYLPHPADVRFRAFGNTLEEVFEHSALAMFNVIINDISNIKHERSVDIELESDGIDNLLYNYLSELLFQFEVEEIIFGEFHIDSIIQADTGYILKGRAMGEDIDLTRHAFETEVKAVTYHQLSVTKEYVGYSTHVIVDT
- a CDS encoding UPF0175 family protein, whose amino-acid sequence is METVTTRLSENEISKLDWLARFHHTNRSQILRKVIDEGLEEELIEQALHLYQNGEITLWKAAELAEKSLSRMMDEAHKRKIPHQYSVDDFLQDMETLERVE